The window TCCATCGCCACCTGGTGGTGCGGTGAGCCGCCGGTGCTGGCCCAGGCCTTGGAAAAACTGCCGCATTTGCTGATCAAACCGGCGTTTCCTTCCCAAAGTTTCAGCCCGGTATTGGGGCGCGACCTGAACGAACAACAGCGTGCACTTCTGGCCGCGCGCATGCAGGCGCGTCCCTACGCCTATGTCGCCCAGGAACTGGCGCAGCTGTCCCAGGCACCGGTCTGGCAGGCCGAAGACGGTCAGCTTCAGCCGCGGGCCATCGGCATGCGCGTGTATGCCGTTTCCGGGGAGGATGACTATCGGGTGCTGCCGGGCGGCCTGACCCGCGTGGCGGCCGAGGCCGACGCTGAAGTGGTGTCGATGCAGCGAGGCGGCGCCAGTAAGGACACTTGGGTCCTGGGCGAACAGGCGCCCAGTGGCGAACAATGGAAGGCCCAGCGAACCGTGGGCGTCCACGATCTGGTGCGACGTGATCCCTATCTGCCGTCCCGCGTCGTGGAAAATCTGTTCTGGTTCGGTCGCTACTGCGAGCGCTGTGACGACAGTGCGCGGCTGCTGCGGATCATGCTGGCGCGCTATGTCGATGGCGACGACCCGCAAGCGCTGCTGTCGGCGGTGTCCCTGGGGGAAAGCCTGATGCTGTTGCCGGAGGAGGGCGAACTGCCCGAGCGACTGCTGGCGGCCTTGTTGGGGGACGATTGGTCGTTCAGCCTGCGTTCCAACCTGCAGCGATTGCAGTGGGCGGCCTCCCAGGTTCGCGGCAAGCTGTCCCGGGAGAACTGGCAGGCACTGGTGGAGCTGCAGCGCGAAGCCATGGAGCTGGAAACCGCGGAGCCGGATTTCGGTGAGTTGCTGGATTTTCTCAACCGTTTGGTGATGTCCCTGGCGGCGTTGTCCGGATTCGCGTTGGACGACATGACCCGCGACGAGGGCTGGCGTTTCCTGATGATCGGTCGTCGTCTGGAGCGCCTGCAATTTCTCAGCAGCAGCCTGGCGGCGTTCCTGCGAGGCGAGGCGGTGTTCGACCAGGCGGGGCTGGACTGGTTGCTGGAACTGGGCAACAGCAGCATCACCTATCGTTCGCGTTACCTGGCGGTGGCCCAGTTGATTCCGGTGCTCGACCTGCTGTTGCTGGACGAACAAAACCCTCACGCGGTGCTCTTCCAGTTGAAACTGGTGGCCCGTACCCTCAAGCGCTTGAACGATGACTTCGGCGCGCCCAGGGAAACCGCCTTGCCAGAGCTGGTCGCTCGCCTGTCATGCTTTGACCTGCGTTGCCTGGAGAGTCCGCTGTTCGGCGAGGCCAGCCTGCGCGCAGCCCTCGATGGCTTGGCCGATCTGTTGCAGGAAGTGGCCGACGTCAGCGGCCAGGTGTCCGATCGCCTGGCCTTGCGTCATTTCGCTCACGTCGATGACGTCAGCCAGCGTACGGTGTCCGTCTGATGAGCGCTCGTTACCAGATCTTCCACGACACCCACTACCATTACGACAGCCCGGTATCCCTGGCCCAGCAGCTTGCTCACCTGTGGCCGCGCCCCTGTGAGTGGCAGCGTTGCACCGAGCAGCAGTTGTTGATCAGCCCGGAGCCGACGACCCGACGCGATGAGCTGGATGTGTTCGGCAACCCACTGACCCGCCTGGCGTTCGAACGGCCCCATGACGAGTTGCTGGTCAACGCGCGTCTGAGCGTGGAAGTGTTGGCGCGTCCTGTGCTGGACTTCAGTTTGTCCCCCGCCTGGGAGTCAACCCGTCATGCGTTGACCTACAGCGGCCGGCCAATGGCTGCTCCGTTGCTGGATGCGTGCCGCTATCGTTTCGAGTCACCCTATGTGCACCTCAAGCGCAGCTTTGTCGAGTTTTCCGAAAGCTGTTTCGCGCCGGGGCGCCCATTGATGCTCGGCGTGCGGGCGCTGATGGAGAAGATATTCGAGGAGTTCACCTTCGATGCCGAAGCCACCCAGGTGGCAACGCCGCTGGTGGAGGTACTGGAACGGCGGCGGGGCGTTTGCCAGGACTTTGCTCACCTGATGCTGGCCTGCGTGCGCTCCCGCGGGTTGGCGGCGCGTTACGTCAGCGGCTACCTGTTGACTCAACCGCCGCCGGGTCAGCCACGGTTGATCGGTGCCGATGCCTCGCACGCCTGGATCTCGGTGTTTTGCCCGGTGCTGGGCTGGGTGGACTTCGACCCGACCAATAACGTTCAGCCGGCGCTGGAACACATCACATTGGCCTGGGGCCGGGATTTTTCCGATGTGTCGCCGTTGCGGGGAGTCATTCTGGGCGGCGGTGATCATGACCCCGAAGTGCGGGTGACGGTGATGCCGCTTGAATCGTAAACAGATCCCAGTGTGGGAACGGACTGGGCTGTGAGGGCCGGCAGCGAGGCTGCCGACCCTGGACACAGAACCGGGGGGCCGGATCAGATCATCGGGCCCTGAGGGTATCAGGCGTCGGGCGTCTGATCTTTCGGTGCATCAACATCTACGTCTGCTGCCACGTCGCCTTCGGTATCCGGGGTCAGTGCTGCTGCTTCTTCTTCAGCGGTAGCTTTCTTGCGCTGAAGCTTTTCCTCTTTCTTCTGCTCCTTGGCCAAGTCTCTCTGACGTTTGGCGAAGGAATAATTGGGTTTGGCCATGGGCGATCCTCTGGGGTCGAAGGTGAGGTTGAGCGGCGCGTATTCTGCCCTGTATCGGGGTCGAGCCGTTAGCTGGGTTTTTGTTCGGCCCACTTTGGCTGCACCGACGGTTGCCATTCGTCCAGCGCATCGAGCAGGTGGTGGGGTGATTCGCTCACTTGCAGCATGTCACGGTGGGGCCCACGGACGAAGCCTTCGCCGACGATATGATCAAGAAAACCGGTGAGTTTGCTGTAGAAACCGTTCACTTCCAGCAGCCCCAGCGGTTTGCTGTGATAGCCGAGCTGGCCCCAGGTCCAGACTTCGAACAACTCCTCCAGCGTGCCAAGGCCGCCGGGCAGGGCGATGAAGGCATCGCTGAGCTGAGCCATGCGTGCCTTGCGGGCGTGCATGCCGTCCACCACTTCCAGGCGGGTCAGGCCGCTGTGGCCGATTTCCTTGTCTTTGAGGCTCTGCGGGATGATACCGATCACTTCGCCGCCGGCCGCCAGGGCCGCATCGGCGACGATGCCCATCAAGCCGACCGCGCCGCCGCCATAGACCAGGGTCAGTTTTCGTTCTGCCAACGCACGCCCCAAGGCCTGCGCCGCTTCACGATAGGCTGGGTGGCTACCGGTGCTGGCGCCGCAAAATACACAAACAGACGCTAAAGACATGCCTTACTCCGTGGTCAGTAACTGGACCAGAGTAAAGCCTGGCTTTGGCTGCGCAAAGCAATTAAACCTCGCGCCGGGGTTTTTCGTAGGTGCCACTGGCACCGCAGGCGTAGGCGGCAAGCAAGCTGCACAGCAGGCCGTTGAGGTTCATGATGCGGTACTCCAGAGAGGTGATGGAGCTGATCATATGGCCGGCTCATACCTTTGGCTGGTTGATTATGCTCATCAGGCTGATAGCCTTAAGTTGTATACAATCTTTGACTCAGGTCATAGGAACTTGTCTGAAATTCAGGCAGTCTTCCCCATTGACGGAATTTTTCTAACCATGCCTTGGAGATTCACCATGTTTGCCAAACTTGCTGCAGTATCCCTGTTGACGCTGGCCAGCAGCCAGCTGATGGCAGCCGAGTGCAAGACCACCATCGACTCGACCGACCAGATGTCCTTCAGCACCAAGGCCATCGAGATCGACAAGAGCTGCAAGACCTTCACCGTTGAACTGACTCACTCAGGCAGCTTGCCGAAGAACGTCATGGGCCATAACTGGGTACTGAGCAAAGAAGCTGACATGCAGCCGATTGCTACCGATGGCCTGGCAGCCGGCATCGACAAGAACTACCTGAAAGAAGGCGATGCGCGCATCATCGCTCACACCAAGCTCATTGGGGCCAAGGAGAAGGACTCGGTGACTTTCGATGTATCGAAACTGAGCGCCGATGAGAAATACGGCTTCTTCTGCTCGTTCCCGGGCCACATCTCGATGATGAAAGGCACGGTTACCCTGAAGTAATCACATCAGGCATAAAAAAAGCGCCCGTTTCAGGGCGCTTTTTTGTGCCTCGCCAATAACCGCACATCCTGTGGGAGCGAGCCTGCTCGCGATGACGGCAGCACATTCAACATCAATGCAAACTGACCCACCGCTATCGCGAGCAGGCTCGCTCCCACAGGGATTGCCGGTCACGGCGCGTACGGCATCACCCGCTTGTGCTCGGTCTTGCGATAGGTCTCGCAAATGATTCGAGCGGCTTCTTCGCGCACCGGCAGCCCATGCAGGAACGCATCGATCTCGCCATAGGTCACGCCGTGGGCGGCTTCGTCGGGCTTGCCGGGCGACAGGTCCTCAAGGTCGGCAGTGGGGACTTTTTCCACCAGCGATTCCGGCGCGCCGAAGTCTCGGGCAATAGCCCGGACCTGGTTTTTCACCAGGCCGCTCAACGGCGCCAGGTCACAGGCGCCGTCACCGAACTTGGTGAAGAAACCCATCACGGCTTCGGCCGCATGGTCGGTGCCGATGACCAGGCCTTGCTCGGCACCGGCGATGGTGTACTGCGCCACCATGCGCATCCGCGCCTTGGTATTGCCCAGCACGAAATCCCGGGAGCCCGGCCCTTTGCCTTCGAACGCCAGCACTTCCTTGGCCAGTGCCTTGACCGCCGGACCGATGTTGACGGTATGGCGCTCGTCCGGCTCGATGAAGTCCACGCAGGCCTGGGCTTCATGTTCGTCGAACTGGGTTTCGTACGGCAGGCGCACGGCAATGAACTTGTAGGCGGCGTTGCCGGTTTTCTCCCGCAGTTCACGCGCTGCGCGTTGGGCCAGCAGGCCGGCGGTCAGCGAATCGACCCCGCCGCTGATGCCCAGTACGAGGGTCTTGAGTCCGGAGTTGACCAGACAATCCTGGATAAAGCCCACCCGACGAGCGACTTCGGCCTTGAGGGCAGCGTCATCGGCGAACGGTGGCTGAACCTTGAGCTGTTCAGCAATCTCACGCTGTACGGCTTGCATGAATTCACTCCTTGCTTGGTGTGTCAAAGGGCGGCAGGTACTTGGAAAACGTGTCGCATGTAAGCGACGAAATTCGGGTCTTTGCAGTGGGTCTTGCCGGGCTCGTCTGAAATCTTGGCCACGGGTTGCCCGTCACAGCTGATCATTTTAAGCACGATGCTCATCGGCTCCACACCCGGGATGTCACACGTCAGGTTGGTGCCGATACCGAAGCTGACATTAATGCGACCACGCAATGCCCGAAAAATCTCCAGGCATTTGGGCAGTGTCAGGCTATCGGAGAACACCAGCGTCTTGCTCATCGGGTCGATACCGAGCTTGTGGTAGTGAGCAATGGCTTTTTCGGCCCAGATGACCGGGTCCCCGGAGTCATGGCGCAAGCCGTCGAACAGCTTGGCGAAGAACAGATCGAAGTCCTTGAGGAAAGCGTCCATGGTGATGCAATCGGTCAGTGCGATTCCCAGCAGGCCCCGGTACTCACGCACCCAGCAATCGAGGGCGGCGATCTGACTGTCGATCAGCCGCGGGCCCAGTTGCTGATGGGCCATGATCCATTCGTGGGCCATGGTGCCCAGGGGTTTCATGTCCAGCTCGCGGGACAGGTGCACATTGCTGGTGCCGACGAAGCGTCCAGGGAAATCGTGCTTGAGCACGTTGACGACTTCTTCCTGGACGCGATAGGAAAACCGCCGGCGGGTGCCGAAGTCCGCGACCTGCAGTTCGGATAACTCGTCGGCGCTGGCGTTGGCGGTCAGCCAGTCGAACTTGCGATACAGCTGTTCGCGCGCCTGCTCCAGAACGATCTCGCGGTAGCGATAGCGATTACGTACCTCGCTGACGATGGCCAGCAGCGGCACTTCGAACAGAATCACATGCAACCATGGCCCACGCAGGCGGATAAACAGCTCGCCGTTCTCGATACCGGTGTGCACATAGCGCAGATTGAAACGGAACAGGCCCAGAAAACGCAGGAAATCGGGTTTGAGGAAGCTGATGCGCTCCAGGAAGCCCAACTGGTCGACGCTCAGACTCAGCTCGGCCAGGCGTTCGATCTGAAAGCGGATCTCCGCCAGATACGGGCGCAGGTCTTCGCTGTTGCGGCAGCGAAATTCCCATTCGACTTCGACGTTGGGGTAGTTGTGCAGCACCGCCTGCATCATTGTCAGTTTGTAGAAGTCGGTGTCGAGCAGGTTCTGCACGATGCGATCGGCAAATACACTCTCGCTCATGGCGGGAATCTCCAGACAGGCCGCTGCGGCGGGCAGCGGGGTGCAGCGGTTGGTGGTGAAGGGGCTAGTGGCGCATAACCCTGGTGAGTATTGCCAGCGATTTTTTAACGGCGGGTACTCCGCTGGAGTGTCTGGATATGCCAACGGGCCTCATCGCGGGCAAGCCTTGCTCCCACAGAAGAGCGTGCGACCGGCAGCTGTGCCCACCCCCTGTGGGAGCAAGGCTTGCTCGCGATAGCCATGCTCAAGGTGCCATCGAAACCTCGTTCTGCTCCAGCATCCACTCCACAAAAAGCCTGACCTTGGGCACTTCCGCCGAATGTTCAGGATAGGCCAGGTAATAGGCATCGGTACTGGGCATCGCATAGTGCCAGGGGATCACCAGCTTGCCGTCAGCCAGTTCTTCTTCCACCAGAAAGCGCGGCAGCAGGGCGACGCCGCAGCCAACCTGGGCGGCCCGGATGCACATGTAGAACGTTTCGAAGCGCGGCCCGTGGTAGCTGTGTTCGGTGTGATAACCCTGGCTGGCGAACCAGTCGTGCCAGGCCTGGGGGCGTGAGGCGTTTTGCAGCAGCACCAGATCGGTCAGTTGCGTCGGGTCGCTGAAGGGCTGGGCCGGCAGATTGCCAGGCGCGCAGACCGGCACCAGCTCTTCGCCGAACAGTTTCAGGGATTCGGCGCCGGGCCGTGAGCCCTGGCCGAAATAGAACGCCAGGTCGCTGCGCCCCTGAAGCAAGTCGTCGGCCTCCTGCTCGCTGCACAGGTCCAGATGAATTTTCGGGTGCCGCAGGCGCCAGCCTTTGAGCCGTGGGACCAGCCAGCGAGCTCCGAAGGTTGGCGGTGTGGAAACCCGTAGGACTTCGGTATCGCCGCCGTAGGAGCGCAAGTAGTGGGTCGACATCTCCACCTGCGTAAGGATTTTTCGTACCTCCCCCAGGTACAAATCCCCGGCCGGTGTCAGCTGCAAGCGTCGACGTACGCGGCGAAACAGCAAATGCTGTAGCAGTTCCTCCAACTGTGCGACCTGTTTGCTGACGGCGCTCTGAGTCAGGTTCAGCTCTTCGGCGGCGCGAGTGAAGCTCAGGTGTCGGGTCACCGCTTCGAAGCACTGTAGCGCCGTGATCGACGGCAAATAGCGTTTATTGATCATGATGAGGCCTTATTTCTTGTGGCGCTGCTTATCCGGTCATGGCCAGCATGAATAAACGGAATGATATCTCGCTTAAAGGTCGTTTGTTGGCAAGTCTCGGGCCAGCTACAACTACAGGTCTGATCAGCCGTGATCGTCCGGCTGCCAATTCTTTGTCTTTTGTTTGAGGAATTAACCATGGTTGCTGCATTGCTTGATCGTCTGGGTGTTGAACCGGCCTTGTACCAGAGCGGCACACAACCGGTGCATTCGCCCATCGACGGCAGTCGCATCGGCGCCGTGAACTGGGAGGGCGCCGCAGAGGTTGAGCAGCAGGTCAGCCGCGCCGAGCATGCGTTCGACCTGTGGCGCCAGGTGCCGGCCCCTCGCCGCGGCGAGCTGGTACGTCAATTCGGTGACCTGCTGCGCGAGTACAAGGCCGACCTCGGCGAGCTGGTGTCCTGGGAAGCCGGCAAGATCACCCAGGAAGGTTTGGGTGAAGTGCAAGAGATGATCGACATCTGCGACTTCGCGGTCGGTCTGTCCCGTCAGTTGTACGGCCTGACCATCGCCTCCGAGCGTCCGGGCCACCACATGCGTGAATCCTGGCATCCGCTGGGCGTGGTCGGCGTGATCAGCGCTTTCAACTTCCCCGTGGCGGTCTGGGCCTGGAACACCACGCTGGCGCTGGTGTGCGGCAATGCGGTGATCTGGAAACCCTCGGAAAAGACCCCGCTCACCGCCCTGGCCTGCCAAGCGTTGTTCGAACGTGTGCTGAAGAACTTCAGCGATGCGCCACCGTACCTCAGTCAAGTGATCATCGGTGGCCGCGATGCTGGCGAAGCGCTGGTGGACGATCCGCGCGTCGCGTTGATCAGCGCCACCGGCAGCACCCGCATGGGCCGTGAAGTGGCGCCGAAAGTCGCCGCGCGCTTTGCCCGCAGCATCCTCGAGCTGGGTGGCAACAATGCGATGATCCTGGCCCCCAGCGCCGATCTGGACATGGCCGTGCGCGCCATCCTGTTCAGCGCCGTCGGCACCGCCGGCCAACGTTGCACGACGCTGCGCCGCCTGATTGCCCATGAGTCAGTGAAAGAAGAGATCGTCAGCCGGCTCAAGGCCGCTTATTCGAAAGTGCGCATCGGCCATCCGCTGGAAGGCAACCTGGTC is drawn from Pseudomonas rhizophila and contains these coding sequences:
- a CDS encoding circularly permuted type 2 ATP-grasp protein, whose translation is MPDLLDRYPLTTGTYHELMDDSGAVRGHWRRLLDHLQRSTPAQLLQRQALLARQIQENGVTYNVYADPKGADRPWELDLLPHVIDAQEWKQLSAGIAQRARLLNAVLADLYGPQRLISEGLLPAELVFGHNNFLWPCQGITPPDGIFLHLYAVDLARTPDGRWWVTADRTQAPSGAGYALENRMIVSRAFPDLYRDLKVKHLAGFFRTLQQTLARQAPSDGESPLVVLLTPGRFNESYFEHLYLARQLGYPLVEGSDLTVRDATVYLKTLSGLRRVHAIMRRLDDDFCDPLELRTDSALGVPGLLEAVRQGRVLVANALGSGVLESPGLLGFLPKISQFLFGEELILPSIATWWCGEPPVLAQALEKLPHLLIKPAFPSQSFSPVLGRDLNEQQRALLAARMQARPYAYVAQELAQLSQAPVWQAEDGQLQPRAIGMRVYAVSGEDDYRVLPGGLTRVAAEADAEVVSMQRGGASKDTWVLGEQAPSGEQWKAQRTVGVHDLVRRDPYLPSRVVENLFWFGRYCERCDDSARLLRIMLARYVDGDDPQALLSAVSLGESLMLLPEEGELPERLLAALLGDDWSFSLRSNLQRLQWAASQVRGKLSRENWQALVELQREAMELETAEPDFGELLDFLNRLVMSLAALSGFALDDMTRDEGWRFLMIGRRLERLQFLSSSLAAFLRGEAVFDQAGLDWLLELGNSSITYRSRYLAVAQLIPVLDLLLLDEQNPHAVLFQLKLVARTLKRLNDDFGAPRETALPELVARLSCFDLRCLESPLFGEASLRAALDGLADLLQEVADVSGQVSDRLALRHFAHVDDVSQRTVSV
- a CDS encoding transglutaminase family protein is translated as MSARYQIFHDTHYHYDSPVSLAQQLAHLWPRPCEWQRCTEQQLLISPEPTTRRDELDVFGNPLTRLAFERPHDELLVNARLSVEVLARPVLDFSLSPAWESTRHALTYSGRPMAAPLLDACRYRFESPYVHLKRSFVEFSESCFAPGRPLMLGVRALMEKIFEEFTFDAEATQVATPLVEVLERRRGVCQDFAHLMLACVRSRGLAARYVSGYLLTQPPPGQPRLIGADASHAWISVFCPVLGWVDFDPTNNVQPALEHITLAWGRDFSDVSPLRGVILGGGDHDPEVRVTVMPLES
- a CDS encoding TIGR00730 family Rossman fold protein, which codes for MSLASVCVFCGASTGSHPAYREAAQALGRALAERKLTLVYGGGAVGLMGIVADAALAAGGEVIGIIPQSLKDKEIGHSGLTRLEVVDGMHARKARMAQLSDAFIALPGGLGTLEELFEVWTWGQLGYHSKPLGLLEVNGFYSKLTGFLDHIVGEGFVRGPHRDMLQVSESPHHLLDALDEWQPSVQPKWAEQKPS
- the azu gene encoding azurin, with protein sequence MFAKLAAVSLLTLASSQLMAAECKTTIDSTDQMSFSTKAIEIDKSCKTFTVELTHSGSLPKNVMGHNWVLSKEADMQPIATDGLAAGIDKNYLKEGDARIIAHTKLIGAKEKDSVTFDVSKLSADEKYGFFCSFPGHISMMKGTVTLK
- the nadE gene encoding ammonia-dependent NAD(+) synthetase produces the protein MQAVQREIAEQLKVQPPFADDAALKAEVARRVGFIQDCLVNSGLKTLVLGISGGVDSLTAGLLAQRAARELREKTGNAAYKFIAVRLPYETQFDEHEAQACVDFIEPDERHTVNIGPAVKALAKEVLAFEGKGPGSRDFVLGNTKARMRMVAQYTIAGAEQGLVIGTDHAAEAVMGFFTKFGDGACDLAPLSGLVKNQVRAIARDFGAPESLVEKVPTADLEDLSPGKPDEAAHGVTYGEIDAFLHGLPVREEAARIICETYRKTEHKRVMPYAP
- the pncB gene encoding nicotinate phosphoribosyltransferase; this encodes MSESVFADRIVQNLLDTDFYKLTMMQAVLHNYPNVEVEWEFRCRNSEDLRPYLAEIRFQIERLAELSLSVDQLGFLERISFLKPDFLRFLGLFRFNLRYVHTGIENGELFIRLRGPWLHVILFEVPLLAIVSEVRNRYRYREIVLEQAREQLYRKFDWLTANASADELSELQVADFGTRRRFSYRVQEEVVNVLKHDFPGRFVGTSNVHLSRELDMKPLGTMAHEWIMAHQQLGPRLIDSQIAALDCWVREYRGLLGIALTDCITMDAFLKDFDLFFAKLFDGLRHDSGDPVIWAEKAIAHYHKLGIDPMSKTLVFSDSLTLPKCLEIFRALRGRINVSFGIGTNLTCDIPGVEPMSIVLKMISCDGQPVAKISDEPGKTHCKDPNFVAYMRHVFQVPAAL
- a CDS encoding LysR family transcriptional regulator — protein: MINKRYLPSITALQCFEAVTRHLSFTRAAEELNLTQSAVSKQVAQLEELLQHLLFRRVRRRLQLTPAGDLYLGEVRKILTQVEMSTHYLRSYGGDTEVLRVSTPPTFGARWLVPRLKGWRLRHPKIHLDLCSEQEADDLLQGRSDLAFYFGQGSRPGAESLKLFGEELVPVCAPGNLPAQPFSDPTQLTDLVLLQNASRPQAWHDWFASQGYHTEHSYHGPRFETFYMCIRAAQVGCGVALLPRFLVEEELADGKLVIPWHYAMPSTDAYYLAYPEHSAEVPKVRLFVEWMLEQNEVSMAP
- a CDS encoding aldehyde dehydrogenase family protein, whose translation is MVAALLDRLGVEPALYQSGTQPVHSPIDGSRIGAVNWEGAAEVEQQVSRAEHAFDLWRQVPAPRRGELVRQFGDLLREYKADLGELVSWEAGKITQEGLGEVQEMIDICDFAVGLSRQLYGLTIASERPGHHMRESWHPLGVVGVISAFNFPVAVWAWNTTLALVCGNAVIWKPSEKTPLTALACQALFERVLKNFSDAPPYLSQVIIGGRDAGEALVDDPRVALISATGSTRMGREVAPKVAARFARSILELGGNNAMILAPSADLDMAVRAILFSAVGTAGQRCTTLRRLIAHESVKEEIVSRLKAAYSKVRIGHPLEGNLVGPLIDKQSFENMQDALEQALSEGGRVFGGKRQLEDQFPNAYYVSPAIVEMPEQSDVVCHETFAPILYVVGYKDFAQALQLNNAVPQGLSSCIFTTDVREAEQFMSAVGSDCGIANVNIGPSGAEIGGAFGGEKETGGGRESGSDAWRGYMRRQTNTVNYSLELPLAQGITFD